The following is a genomic window from Procambarus clarkii isolate CNS0578487 chromosome 52, FALCON_Pclarkii_2.0, whole genome shotgun sequence.
GATTTTCGTAAAGCCGATTTTAatggcctaagaaattttttgtttgaaatagattggaaagtcctgggcatggggaggcgggccggtcttggagctagacgtgaacccagagaTGGATGATCTAAAAagagatttcgatgtggattcaaaatataacttatttaaaaatatgttaAGCAAAGCACAGAAAcgcagtataccatacaaatataATAGATCGAACAATAATGACCTGACATAGATGACAAAgattctgaagaaccttatatgtAGGAAgaaagcttggtacaaaagaatcTAGAATGGAgacgtcagtttagaacaagaattcgtccaactggttagaaatgttaaaaaagagataaggagggcaaaaagaaaatATGAAGTACGCATAACAGGACAAGCAAAGGCAACTTCTGAAGGTTtttcttcagttatatcgaataaaaattagggaaaggataggtccattaaaaactgagacaggtcagagaactgataatgacgaagagatgagcagtatttttactaaatattttatccgtatttactaaagaggaactgaaCATTGTGCCTTCAGCTTAACACGTCCAAGTGGGTGGGAAAGAGGACAggctgactagtttagcagttaccagggaggatgttattaaacaaatagtgaaactcatgcCAAACGAATCTCCAGGGCTGGACGAAGTGTTTGATATGGTGCTAAGGGAATGCAAAATGGAGCTTTGCgaaccattgtctaccatatttaataaatcattataatcaggcagagtgtcagagtcgtggaaggttgctaatgtggtaccaattttcaagaaaggagatacatTACTTGTGTCAAGTAATGTATCTCGTAATCgaccaattagcttaacgtctattgtggaaaaTTTACTTAAatagataattgcaaataccattcgtcttcatcttgaaaaatataaattaataaatgattcacaacatggttttacaaatagccgttcatgtttaacaaatgtgctataattttattccagcatagttgaggcagttgatagtggtaaagttTGTGATGTtgagtaccttgactttagcaaagtttttgatacagtgccacatgaaaacaTGATTAAAAAGATACAAGATCACAGTGTTGGGGgtactatattaagttggattagggcatggctaaaggaaacaaagagttagtataaatggggttaagttagactcggaaaatgttgtaagtggagtcccTCAAGGCTCTcgcttgggacctctgttattcatagtatatataaatgatttagattcaggtttgaacagcaacatttgcaaatttgccgatgatacaaaaatcgggagggaaataaacaagGAAAAAGACTCTCTCACTTCAAgaggatctaaatagggttttgaaatggtcaaacgaTTTGCAGATGcactttaatgctgacaaatgtaaggttttgaggttaagcaatgatgatagagttacaggatacgagcttgatggtgttgagattgcgaagtcggattgcgaaacggatctgagagttatgattagtaggaATTAGAAATACAAaatatcaatgcataaatgttcgtaataaggcaaattggacactgggaattatttatcgaagcgttaggAATAAGACACCTGGTATTGTTCTGCAGCTATATCTGGTACAATAGCTGAAGCTGTAGAGATATAGAGCTCTATATCTTCAGCTATATAACTGAAGATATAGCTATATAGCTATATCTTCTATATATAGCTCCGATAAATAaatttgatttacaatatttgtCTATATATGATTTACAATGTTAAGTAATGGAAGGTGGCAATTAAGTAATGGAAGATGGTTACGAAAAAGTGATAGAAGGTGGCTATTAAGTAATGGAAGGTGGTTACGAACAAATGACAGAATGTAACTACTAAGAAGTAATGGACGGTAGCTATTAAGAAGTAATGGACGGTGACTATTAAGAAGTAATGGACGGTGACTATTAAGAAGTAATGGACGGTGACTATTAAGAAGTAATGGACGGTGACTATTAAGAAGTAATGGACGGTGACTATTAAGAAGTAATGGACGGTGACTATTAAGAAGTAATGGACGGTGACTATTAAGAAGTAATGGACGGTGACTATTAAGAAGTAATTGACGGTGACTATTAAGAAGTAATGGACGGTGACTATTAAGAAGTAATGGACGGTGGTTCCAACTCGTCTTCATCATATTCATCATGAAGCTTCACTCTCATAATGAATACATTACTGTTTTACGATATGCAAATGTAATGAATTTAGCAGGAAATATATCCACCTgcaggcatacacacacacacacacacgcgcacacacacacacacacacacacacacgcgcacacacacacacacacacacacacacacacacacacacacacacacactcacacacacacacacacacacactcacacacacacacacacacacacacacacacactaggcgggatccaagagtcaatgctcgatcctgcagatacaactaggtgagtacacacacggaggggtatatagactcattcctctcaatgtttgctgatgatgcaaaaattataagaatcaagacggatgaagatagacagagactacaggatgacctggataaactggaggaatggtctagaaaatggctgctaaaattcaactcaggaaagtttaaggtgatgaaattaggcaaagggagcaggaggctgaacacgagGTATcttctgggaggtgaaattctgcaagagtcaaatagtgagaaagatttgggggttgatatcacaccgaacctgtccccagaggcccacatcaaaagaatatcatcagcggcatatgctagactggctaacataagaactgcctttagaaacttgtgtaaggaatctttcagaatcctgtataccacttatgtaagaccaatcctggagtatgcagctccagtctggagtccatacctagttaaacacaagacaaagttagagaagattcagcggtatgccaccaggctcgtcccggaactgagaggaatgagctacgaggaaaggctaaaggagctgaacctcacatccctggaagacagaagagtaaggggagacatgataaccacctacaaaattctcattgGAATTgagagggtggacaaagacaaactcttcagcacgggtggggcacgaacaaggggacacaggtggaaattgagtgcccaaatgagccatagagaagttagaaagaatttttcagtgtcagagtagtagacaaatggaataaattaggaagtgatgtggtggaggctgactccatacacagtttcaagtgtagatatgaaagagcccagtaggctcaggaacctgtacacctgttgattgacagttgagaggcagtgttttttatcttgagatgatttcggggcttaacatccccgcggcccggtcctcaactaggcctcctttttgttacacgtccccaggaagtagcccgtagcagctgtctagctcccaggtacctatttactgatagatgaacaggtacatcaggggtgaaagaaactctgtccatttgttttcgcctccaccggggatcgaacccggaacctcaggactacgaatccaaagcgctgtccatttAGCTGTCAGGCCTTTTTGGGGCCTTACTGGCCTCAGgcctcagctgtcaggcaggaccaaagagcaagaactcaacctccgcaagcacaactaggtatatACAACTacgcaactaggtaagtacacaaggGAACAACATGTCAGGTAAACGCACCTCTGGCACAGGGAAAAGTGAATGTCCAAATGAAGGAGATGTTTGACCAAGCTTGGGAGGGTATCAGCAAGGAAATGAAGGAGATGTTTGACCAAGCTTGGGAGGGTATCAGCAAGGAGATGAAGGAGATGTTTGACCAAGCTTGGGAGGGTATCAGCAAGGAGATGAAGGAGATGTTTGACCAAGCTTGGGAGGGTATCAGCAAGGAAATGAAGGAGATGTTTGACCAAGCTTGGGAGGGTATCAGCAAGGAAATGAAGGAGATGTTTGACCAAGCTTGGGAGGGTATCAGCAAGGAGATGAAGGAGATGTTTGACCAAGCTTGGGAGGGTATCAGCAAGGAGATGAAGGAGATGTTTGACCAAGCTTGGGAGGGTATCAGCAAGGAGATGAAGGAGATGTTTGACCAAGCTTGGGAGGGTATCAGCAAGGAGATGAAGGAAATGAGGGATGCAATCAGCAACCAGCATAAAGAGCCTTTAGCAACAAATGAGGAGATAAGAAGGCTCAAAGAGAACAATACTCAGGCTCAGCTCCAGATAACAATTCCAAAAGAAGTTGGAAATGTATCAGTGTGGAagatgattgatgaaaattaagccaccaAAGAGATGGCACgaacatgaatagcctgtaatcaGTGACAGAGACTGCCTGTGTACAAACATCATTTGCTGAGATGCTTAAAAAAGAGTCCTGATGTAATGGCCTCAGTGaaagaggtagccatgaaagcagctgcctcacaggaagcggcaaggTGCACTAGTCGGCTGCTGGAGAGGAAAGGATCATTGGTAGTGGTAGGCATTAAAGAACAGGAAGGCGCCAGTAAGACGGACTGGATTAGTAAGGACAATGAGGTAGTGTGAGGGATACTACAggtgttacagatggaaggggctggacCATGCATAGAGAAGATTTTCAGGCTAAGCtgatacaacaaggacagaaatcgCCTGATAAAGATAGTGCTTAAAAACGAGCATGCATAGGAAGCAATTCTAGCAAGGAAGAGCCTTCTGTACCATGTGGGAGGTTACaggaaagtattcctccagagggacatgacaatgGAAGAGAGAACaaaggcagcagaagcaaggaagaaacaCAGGGATAGAGGAGAAAACCAAAGAATCACAGACTCCCAATCAACAGCCccggaggggagtggggaacttcCAACTAGCACCCCATCAACCCCAGAGGAGAGAACAACGCCCCCTATCTTCCTCCCATAGAAATCCCCCCTTACAttgaaccctccctgcccccatttAAAGGCTCAGTCAGCCCTCCCTCCCATACCCCATACCCTCccagctccctccccccccccatatgagaccagtcttagagtatgccgtgccGTCTTGGAGTcctcacctgaagaaacacataaggaaactggaaaggttcagaagtttgtgatgaggccagagttacgagggatgggatatgaagagcgcctaaaGAAACTGAACCTcacaacactagaaaaaagaagggagaggcaggatatgataggaacgtataaaatattcaagggaattgacaaagaggaaatagatgaaatgttcacacgtaatagtaacagaacgaggggacatgggaggaagctggaaactcagatgagtcacagagatgttaggaagtttacttttagcgtgagagtagtgggaaaatggaatgcattgaaggaaaaggttgtggaagcaaactctattcataacttTTAAACTAGTTATGAtacggaaatgggacaggagtcattgctgtaaacaaccgatggccagaaaggcgggatccaagagtcaatgctcgatcctgcaggcacaaataggtgagtacaaaaaggtcagtacacatacacacccaggaagcagccagaagcatataacagctgtctaactcccaggtacctatttactgctaggtaacggaggcatcagggtgaaagaaactctgcccatttgtttccgctatggctggggatcgaaccccggtccctaggattacgagtcccgagcgctgacaactcagccacaggcccccaATCTTGTGTTGATCTGTTGTGAGTTGCACTGCTCTATGTTAAACCGCTCTATGTTGCACTTCTCTATATTGCACGGCTCCATGTTGCACGGTTCCATGTTGCACGGCTCCATGTTGCTCGGTTCCATGTTGCACGGTTCCATGTTGCACGGCTCCATGTTGCACGGTTCCATGTTGCACGGCTCTATGCTGCACGGCTCCATGTTGCACGGCTCCATGTTGCACGGTTCCATGTTGCACAGCTCCATGTTGCACGGCCCCATGTTGCACGGTTCCATGTTGCACGGTTCCATGTTGCACGGTTCCATGTTGCACGGCTCCATGTTGCACGGTTCCATGTTGCACGGTTCCATGTTGCACGGTTCCATGTTGCACGGCTCCATGTTGCACGGTTCCACGTTGCACGGCTCCATGTTGCACGGCTCCATGTTGCACGGTTCCATGTTGCACGGCTCCATGTTGCACGGCTCCATGTTGCACGACTCCATGTTGCACGGCACTATCACAACCCGGTGGCAGTACAGTGCTGAATGGTGGCATCCCTACAGCAACGGGCTACTGTGCAACACAGATCACTACTCACAGCACAGCAAAATTACAAAGTTTAAGCTACAGAAAATCACTACGTCTATGACAGAGAACGAGCGCTACATTGCCAGCCTTCGGGACGCTGGCGTTAAGGCCGACAGTCGCATCCCCCGCCAGAGGGTGCGGGTGTATCCCACCGGGCAGTTAATGTCTAGCAAATTACCCGTCATTAGAGAGGCTGGATGGCGTCTCGGCCGAGGTCAGAAGCCAGAGGGTACGTTATCATTTCTTATTCTGTAATCATTATTATGTTTTAGTAGTCGTGTGGAGACGAGGGTTGGGGGTCGTTTAGTCAGCGACCAGCGTGATATATCCCGCGCTCCAGGgcctgtgttgtgtactgtggccgGGCGCGCACGAGCGGGCACAGGAGCCCCCGCCAGAAGACAGTCAGGCAAGCAGGaagacaggcagtcaggcaggcaggaagacaggcagtcaggcaggcaggaagaCAAACAGTCAGGCAGGCAAGAAAACAGGCAGGCagtcaagcaggcaggcaggaagacaAACACTCAGGCAGGCAGGAAGACAGGCAGTCTGGCAGGCAGGAAGACAGGCAGTCTGGCAGGCAGGAAGACAGGCAGTCTGGCAGGCAGGaagacaggcaggcaggaagaAAAGCAGTCCGACAGTCAGGCAGGaagacaggcagtcaggcagggaggcaggaagacaaacagtcaggcaggcagtcaggcaggcaggcaggaagacaGGCAGTCAGACAGTCAAATTGGAGAACCAATCAGGAGGAAATGGATATTGCAGAATGTATTATAATTTTTGCAAAGTATTTATGCAGAACGTGAAACACTTCGTTCCCTTCACAACAGAACGAGAGACAACGGTTCAGTAGAGCTGCTGGAGAACATAATAAATTAAACAGAACAAAAGGCAGCAATGCAGAAGGCGAGCAGTGAAGAAGCTCCTGTAACACATGAACAAGACGCGACATAAACAGTAAGGAGGAACGGAGACAAAGCAAGAAAGAGACTGAGAAAATTGCTCTCAGAGGTGAAAAGGAGCCCAAACCGGTCCTCATGTATGTAATAGGACAGGTTAAATGTGAGACAACCCAATGAGGCTGAACAGCCCATTAAGCTGAAGCGGAAGATAAATTGTTAAGCCCGTGTGAGTGAAGGTGTGCTTCACGGTGATGAAGAGCAAGacgtagccagagtggaggaaggagaggTAAGTGGAAGCCAGGATATAAGACAACATTCAAGACAGGAACTAAGACCAGGGACCAGAAGGCATATAACGCCAGGTGTTGAGCGACTGACGAAGagctctgcttctcctctgggaaaTCTTGAGAAGGTCCTGGAGGGCGGGAGGGAAGACGTGAGTCAGTATGAAGGCCACCAACATCACACTAACTCTCCCCGACAGGTACCGGAGCTCCGCCGCCGCCCCGGGGCCGGGCTCACTCAGCACGTGTGTGACCAGCTGGCGAGGATCACCATAGACCAAAAATGGATGAACCACGAGGGAGATATATTTTTAAGAGCCATTTTGAATCGAGTCTAAAAAATATAATTAGCACTGAAGCGTCTGTGCTGGAGCCTCGGTCATCATCCACGAGAGACGGAGTTCTTAACAACGTACTTGTGGGTCTAACAACCTTACCTTCATGTATATAGAAGACTAAGATGCAAAACTTACAAATAGGTAATGTAGAGGGTACTCTGGTCAGCTGGTCGGAGCATTCTCACAAGGAAAGATCCAAGTGGTAGACACTGTAGTAGACACTGTAGTAGACACATTGGTAGACACTGTAGTAGacactttttttattattattatttttctaccacagacgtggccacacatttacaatgctaaccagcatatatacattttcttctgtcctccacggACATGGTGAGAGATTTGTTAaagatatagttcaagggtttattgaacaatcaaccacacaaggtgattctagt
Proteins encoded in this region:
- the LOC123763517 gene encoding BTB/POZ domain-containing protein KCTD9-like, coding for MESCNMEPCNMEPCNMEPCNMEPCNMEPCNVEPCNMEPCNMEPCNMEPCNMEPCNMEPCNMEPCNMEPCNMEPCNMGPCNMELCNMEPCNMEPCNMEPCSIEPCNMEPCNMEPCNMEPCNMEPSNMEPCNMEPCNMEPCNIEKCNIERFNIEQCNSQQINTRLGACG